A stretch of Elgaria multicarinata webbii isolate HBS135686 ecotype San Diego chromosome 5, rElgMul1.1.pri, whole genome shotgun sequence DNA encodes these proteins:
- the MAP7D2 gene encoding MAP7 domain-containing protein 2 isoform X8 — MMRRSMERSQQLEQKQKRWSWGGALAAGSGERDGESENTPPSLALAANTLLPDPVASTAAADPSNACDKLSASTMNLPKQMESPINKRLSSSTATITYSPDRAHRMHLSPMENFIISRLLTPTQASLARSRSTLMLSEQYNDPVFHICPRVAPASPLKSPYKPSPTRSVEKKKAASASTPDAMKGATAAEVPQNEKKKKERRPTTPGTSSGLGSPLRRSDSPAAMSKRSASPATPKTITKTYPQSPKTTKQYPASPVKHRALGETPKKRAEKHKDNQRENISQKTQASPAEEAVCQAVAEKSVPSAGKTESNEGKLAAGTTDAEEATRILAEKRRQARLQKEQEEKERQERETRERLEREQLKRKEEEERVRLEEVARKREEERRREEEEARRKAEEEARRRAEEECLLREKQEKELQAMLEMQKEAAEAKAREAAEHLRLEREQIMQQIEQERQERKKRIDEIMKRTRKSETPEIKKEDTKPDVPSTLNVDRQPKPLAISQAEMNGLANCKDDKGLGCAVPDSFPHDVFSNGLKPLMSLIQLDAMDGKSNSMDDSTDEVQSMDVSPASKEELISIPEFSPLNEMMPGVSLDQNGSNNGKALEELLDFTGQATYPKLSSESISIDDCNKNLIDGFNSPGQETSLNTLC, encoded by the exons ATGATGCGGAGGTCTATGGAGCGAAGTCAGCAGCTGgagcagaaacagaagagatggtCGTGGGGAGGAGCACTGGCTGCAGGCTCAGGCGAGAGAGACG gTGAATCAGAAAATACCCCACCCTCTCTAGCTTTAGCTGCCAACACCCTTCTTCCAGACCCTGTGGCCTCAACTGCTGCTGCTGATCCCTCCAATG CATGTGACAAACTTTCAGCTTCTACAATGAATCTGCCAAAGCAAATGGAGTCGCCTATCAATAAGcgcctctcctcctccacagcaACAATAACATATTCCCCTGACAGAG CTCATCGCATGCACCTTAGTCCAATGGAAAACTTTATTATTTCTCGACTATTGACTCCCACACAAGCTTCTTTAGCTAGAAGCAGAAGTACATTAATGCTTTCTGAGCAGTACAATGATCCAG TATTCCATATCTGTCCTCGTGTAGCACCAGCTAGCCCTCTTAAATCCCCTTACAAGCCTTCCCCCACTCGAAGTGTGGAGAAAAAgaaggctgcttctgcttctacacCAGATGCAATGAAGGGAGCAACTGCAGCTGAAGTGCCGCAG aatgaaaagaaaaagaaagagagaaggcccACAACACCAGGCACATCATCTGGTTTGGGATCTCCTCTTAGAAGATCTGATTCTCCAGCAGCCATGTCTAAGCGATCAGCTTCACCTGCAACTCCTAA gaCAATCACAAAGACTTACCCTCAGTCTCCCAAAACTACTAAACAGTATCCAGCTTCTCCTGTGAAACACCGTGCCTTGGGAGAAACACctaaaaaaagagcagaaaaacaTAAGGACAATCAGAGGGAGAATATTAGCCAGAAAACCCAAGCATCACCTGCTGAAGAGGCTGTATGCCAAGCTGTTGCTGAAAAATCTGTGCCTTCTGCAGGAAAGACTGAAAGCAATGAAG GGAAACTTGCAGCAGGGACTACTGATGCTGAGGAAGCTACACGAATTCTAGCAGAGAAGAGGCGTCAGGCTCGCCTCCAGAAAGAacaagaggaaaaagaaagacaggagagagagacacGTGAAAG GCTAGAGAGAGAacaactgaaaagaaaagaagaagaagagagggttCGACTGGAGGAAGTGGCCCGTaaaagagaggaggaaagaaggcgtgaggaggaggaggccaggagAAAAGCAGAAGAGGAAGCTAGAAGGCGAGCCGAAGAAGAATGTTTACTAAGGGAAAAACAAGAAAAGGAATTACAGGCTATGCTTGAGATGCAG aaagaagcagcagaagcaaaagccCGGGAAGCAGCTGAACATCTGCGTCTGGAAAGGGAACAAATTATGCAGCAGATAGAGCAAGAAAGACAGGAGCGAAAGAAG AGAATAGATGAAATaatgaaaagaacaagaaaaagtgAAACACCAGAAATCAAG AAGGAAGACACAAAACCAGATGTGCCGTCAACCCTAAATGTGGACAGACAGCCAAAGCCACTTGCTATCAGTCAAGCag AAATGAATGGACTGGCAAACTGCAAAGACGATAAAGGCCTAGGATGTGCTGTGCCTGACTCTTTTCCTCATGATGTATTTTCTAATGGACTTAAGCCACTTATGAGCCTTATTCAACTGGATGCAATGGATGGGAAATCTAACAGCATGGATGATTCAACAGATGAAGTTCAGTCTATGGATGTGAG TCCTGCTTCTAAAGAAGAGCTCATATCTATCCCTGAGTTTTCACCATTGAATGAAATGATGCCTGGTGTTTCTTTAGACCAAAATGGATCAAATAATGGGAAGGCTCTGGAAGAACTACTAGATTTCACTGGCCAAGCCACTTACCCAAAATTATCAAGTGAAAGTATTAGCATAGATGATTGTAATAAAAACTTGATTGATGGATTTAACAGTCCAGGACAGGAGACAAGTCTCAATACCTTGTGTTGA